A single region of the Triticum dicoccoides isolate Atlit2015 ecotype Zavitan chromosome 2B, WEW_v2.0, whole genome shotgun sequence genome encodes:
- the LOC119360468 gene encoding transketolase, chloroplastic-like has product NLDEGASLEAEWNARFAEYEKKYHQEAVELNSIISRKLPAGWEDAFLKYTPESPADATRNLSQQCLNALAKVIPGFLGGSADLTSSNMTLLKMFGDFRKNTPEERNIRFGVREHAMGAVCNGIVVHSPGLIPYCSTFFVFTYYMRAPIRHYLNFVMTHDSIGLGEDGPTHQPVEHLRAMRGILMLQPADVTETSGSYRIAVINRKKPSILALSRQKLSQVEGTSVEGVAKGGYAISDNSSGNKPDLILISTRSELEIAAKAADQLRKEGKSVQVVSLVCWELFEEQSEEYKESVLPSEVTSRISVEAGVTLGWEKYIGQKGKVIGINRFGSSAPAGRIYRELGLTVENLIATAKSL; this is encoded by the exons AATCTTGACGAGGGTGCTTCTCTTGAAGCTGAATGGAATGCAAGGTTTGCAGAATATGAAAAGAAATACCACCAGGAGGCTGTCGAGCTAAATAGCATAATATCAAGGAAGCTTCCGGCTGGGTGGGAAGATGCTTTTTTG AAATATACCCCTGAAAGTCCTGCTGATGCTACAAGGAACCTATCTCAACAATGCTTGAATGCTCTTGCTAAAGTAATACCTGGATTTCTTGGAGGCAGTGCTGATCTTACATCATCAAATATGACATTGCTAAAGATGTTTGGTGATTTCCGGAAGAACACCCCTGAAGAGCGAAACATCCGTTTTGGCGTTAGAGAGCATGCAATGGGCGCCGTTTGCAATGGCATTGTTGTGCACAGCCCTGGCCTGATACCTTACTGTTCGACATTCTTTGTGTTCACTTACTACATGAGAGCTCCTATACGGCATTATCTGAATTTTGTGATGACTCATGATTCCATTGGACTTGGAGAAGATGGGCCGACACATCAACCGGTTGAGCA CCTCCGAGCAATGCGAGGCATATTAATGCTCCAACCAGCTGATGTAACCGAGACTTCTG GCTCTTATAGGATCGCGGTTATCAACAGGAAAAAGCCCTCCATCCTTGCACTCTCTCGACAGAAACTCTCTCAGGTGGAAGGAACTTCGGTTGAAGGCGTTGCAAAGGGAGGCTACGCCATTTCTGACAATTCATCGGGAAACAAACCTGACCTCATCCTAATCAGCACACGCTCCGAGCTCGAGATCGCAGCAAAAGCAGCCGATCAGCTGAGGAAGGAGGGGAAATCTGTACAGGTTGTCTCGCTTGTTTGCTGGGAATTATTTGAGGAGCAGTCTGAGGAGTACAAGGAGAGTGTCCTACCAAGCGAGGTTACTTCCAGGATTAGCGTCGAAGCCGGCGTCACACTAGGATGGGAGAAGTATATAGGACAGAAGGGCAAAGTAATCGGCATTAACCGTTTCGGTTCAAGTGCTCCTGCTGGAAGAATATACAGGGAGCTTGGTTTGACGGTGGAGAATCTCATTGCAACAGCCAAATCACTGTAA